One part of the Malus sylvestris chromosome 2, drMalSylv7.2, whole genome shotgun sequence genome encodes these proteins:
- the LOC126611944 gene encoding uncharacterized protein LOC126611944 — MDMNEEELKHNPVLTKYAVQDLNVSPKLPFEDNSFHIITNVVSVDYVTKPLDVFKEMCWILKSFRSPLNEFNLAKISANSFSNRCSWTKPISIWTSTSDADHASLAGAYFHYAGGFEPPQGARLVFCSSNISSICSLLIFFRIPCLLMTYKAQIISSASPMTFQFSDNPVSFFLHIRFCLNNMMSSLEAASASSMFSSRIYVNGVKPSA; from the exons ATGGACATGAATGAAGAAGAGCTCAAGCACAACCCG GTCTTGACAAAATATGCTGTGCAAGACTTGAACGTGAGCCCCAAACTTCCGTTTGAAGACAATTCCTTTCATATCATTACTAACGTG GTTAGTGTCGATTATGTAACAAAGCCTCTTGACGTTTTCAAGGAAATGTGCTGGATTCTTAAATCTTTCAGGTCTCCCCTCAACGAATTTAACTTAGCGAAAATATCTGCAAACAGCTTTTCCAACCGTTGTTCCTGGACCAAACCAATCTCGATATGGACATCAACCAGTGATGCTGATCATGCTTCGCTTGCGGGGGCATATTTCCACTACGCTGGAGGATTTGAACCGCCTCAGGGAGCTCGTCTAGTATTTTGTTCCAGTAACATAAGTAGCATCTGCTCTCTCCTAATTTTCTTTCGGATACCATGTCTACTTATGACCTATAAAGCACAGATCATTAGCTCAGCTTCACCTATGACATTTCAATTCTCTGATAATCCTGTTTCCTTCTTTTTGCACATTCGATTTTGCTTGAACAATATGATGTCTTCGTTGGAAGCGGCCTCAGCATCGAGCATGTTTTCAAGCAGAATTTATGTCAATGGCGTAAAACCAAGCGCATGA
- the LOC126611928 gene encoding cytidine deaminase 1-like, translating into MDQPRFVIEASEAESMAKQSNLTVLQLLPSLVKPAQDLARPPISKFHVGAVGYGSSGRIFIGVNLEFPGLPLHYSVHAEQFLVTNLSIQSESKLQYIAVSAAPCGHCRQFIQEIRGAQDIQILITSVESGDDNSGINSFDPLLHLLPHRFGPEDLLGQDVPLLLEQLENGLSFLSETENLTDDFKLNAELKAAALEAANKSHAPYSGCPSGVAILDSDGKMYKGSYMESAAYNPSMGPAQAAVVAYIVGGGGGYEKIVGAVLVEKDGAVVKQEHTARLLFQAISPKVDFRVFHCGSGSNGV; encoded by the coding sequence ATGGACCAACCCAGATTCGTAATCGAAGCCTCCGAGGCCGAATCAATGGCCAAGCAGTCCAACCTCACCGTCCTTCAGCTCCTCCCCTCCCTCGTCAAGCCCGCCCAGGACCTCGCCCGCCCGCCCATCTCCAAATTCCATGTAGGCGCCGTAGGGTACGGGTCATCTGGTCGGATCTTCATCGGCGTCAACCTCGAGTTCCCGGGTCTCCCCCTCCACTACTCGGTCCACGCCGAGCAGTTCCTTGTCACCAACCTCTCAATCCAATCGGAATCCAAGCTCCAATACATCGCCGTCTCCGCTGCCCCCTGCGGCCATTGCCGCCAGTTCATCCAAGAAATCCGCGGAGCCCAGGATATCCAGATCCTAATTACCTCGGTGGAATCCGGCGACGACAATTCCGGGATAAACAGTTTCGACCCGCTCCTACACTTACTCCCCCACCGGTTCGGACCCGAAGACCTCCTGGGACAGGACGTCCCCTTGCTCTTAGAGCAGCTCGAAAACGGTCTGTCGTTTTTGAGCGAAACCGAGAATTTAACCGACGATTTTAAACTGAATGCGGAGTTAAAAGCCGCGGCTTTAGAGGCCGCGAATAAGTCACACGCGCCGTACAGCGGGTGCCCGTCGGGTGTGGCGATTTTGGACTCCGATGGGAAAATGTACAAAGGGTCGTACATGGAGTCCGCCGCCTATAATCCGAGCATGGGCCCCGCTCAGGCCGCGGTGGTGGCATACATCGTCGGCGGTGGCGGCGGGTATGAGAAGATTGTGGGTGCGGTTTTGGTGGAGAAGGATGGCGCAGTGGTTAAGCAAGAGCACACGGCGAGGTTGCTCTTTCAGGCCATTTCGCCCAAGGTCGATTTTCGGGTTTTCCACTGCGGTTCGGGTTCAAATGGTGTATAA
- the LOC126583086 gene encoding PRA1 family protein F2-like isoform X1, giving the protein MTTYGTIPTEPPASSNQHFVARAKEQIQSALGNRRPWQEIIQLQNLTLPSTFNQSVHRIKTNVVFFRMNYAIITLSILFLSLLWHPISLIVFIVMMVAWIFLFFLHDQPLMILGYRINGQVVMMALLVVTLVALYLTNARYHIIAGLCIGLAVVLVHGALREPEDVFIVDDEGPGSGGGGAHVHKVPLKHAASSSYSLAKQ; this is encoded by the coding sequence ATGACAACGTACGGGACTATCCCGACCGAACCCCCGGCATCCTCGAACCAACATTTCGTCGCACGCGCAAAAGAACAGATCCAATCAGCCCTAGGCAACCGAAGACCATGGCAGGAGATTATACAACTGCAAAATCTCACCCTTCCCTCCACCTTCAACCAATCAGTCCATCGAATCAAGACGAACGTCGTTTTCTTTCGCATGAACTACGCCATCATCACAttgtccatcctcttcctaagCCTCCTATGGCACCCCATTTCGTTGATCGTCTTCATCGTCATGATGGTTGCATGGATCTTTCTATTTTTCCTGCATGACCAACCGTTGATGATTCTAGGGTACCGGATCAACGGGCAAGTGGTGATGATGGCCCTGTTGGTGGTCACACTCGTCGCGCTTTACCTTACTAATGCGAGATATCATATCATCGCGGGACTCTGCATTGGCCTTGCGGTTGTTCTGGTGCATGGAGCTCTGAGGGAGCCTGAGGATGTCTTCATTGTGGATGATGAAGGGCCTGGATCAGGTGGAGGTGGTGCGCATGTTCACAAAGTGCCTCTCAAACATGCTGcctcttcttcttattctttggCCAAACAGTGA
- the LOC126583086 gene encoding uncharacterized protein At4g29660-like isoform X2, whose product MASYLWRKYADYVYTKWERMILWNMVEPYSRPKSFTPLVTIYVAAFYTGVIGSAITEQLYKEKYWEEHPGQAVPLMKPKFYGGPWRVQQGEVPATQ is encoded by the exons ATGGCGAGCTATCTATGGAGGAAATACGCAGATTACGTTTACACAAAGTGGGAAAGAATGATTCTTTGGAACATGGTGGAGCCCTACAGCAGACCCAAATCGTTCACCCCGTTGGTCACCATCTACGTCGCCGCTTTCTACACTGGTGTGATTGGTTCTGCTATCACTGAGCAGCTTTACAAG GAAAAATACTGGGAAGAACATCCCGGGCAGGCAGTGCCTCTTATGAAGCCAAAGTTTTACGGAGGACCGTGGAGGGTACAGCAAGGCGAGGTCCCAGCCACTCAGTGA
- the LOC126588278 gene encoding uncharacterized protein LOC126588278 — protein sequence MIVLVQLFRLIINIHFSSGVDLDTLFEALEQLYEPQLIDPNIFNPTEPKIYLPRLRRQWRLKIAAKAGKSRRRSCASVTGYQRVPDSGASACRQVSASVTPAGATQSSAIGSLWMICSTHIPFALILSAATLSRCAVRPPSLALGVRSCMDAAISGEVDSFPWIVLVVSEYSNLS from the exons ATGATTGTCCTTGTGCAACTCTTTAGGCTGATTATAAACATACATTTCAGCTCCGGTGTCGATCTTGATACCCTGTTCGAAGCCTTGGAACAACTTTACGAGCCCCAGCTCATCGACCCGAACATTTTCAACCCCACGGAACCTAAAATCTACCTTCCCCGCCTCCGTCGCCAGTGGCGTCTCAAGATCGCTGCAAAGGCAGGGAAGAGCCGCCGTCGCTCGTGTGCCAGCGTCACGGGCTACCAGAGGGTGCCCGACTCCGGCGCCTCCGCGTGCAGACAGGTATCCGCCTCCGTCACCCCAGCCGGCGCTACCCAATCATCCGCGATCGGGAGCCTCTGGATGATCTGCTCCACCCACATACCCTTCGCCCTCATACTCTCTGCCGCAACCCTCTCCAGGTGCGCCGTACGCCCTCCCTCCCTCGCTTTGGGCGTCCGGAGCTGCATGGACGCTGCCATTTCCGGTGAG GTGGATAGTTTTCCATGGATAGTTCTTGTGGTTTCCGAATACTCGAACTTATCCTGA
- the LOC126588283 gene encoding casein kinase 1-like protein 1, translating to MENVNEEYPALIHESEVYNRLKGGAGISKVRWVGVEGDHNALGMDVLGLSLDNFFTCCSKKFSLKTVLMLAEKMINRVEFVHTKSFLHRDIKPENFLFGAIKQPNEVNIVSFSLAKQYRDTSTHQHIPYSSHIYNAETVRSRNIMWHIHASMLTVALVKQSCRDDLESLGYVLTYFLRGSLPWQEVSASTREEEFEKMCEIKESISIEELCRGYPTEFAAYLNYCRSLRFDEKPDYAYLRKLFRRLFDRKGYRRDLKYDWVRNPACLLSEEGIDLARRLYRKVVPYCPRNKNAGPVIKHCN from the exons Atg GAAAATGTGAACGAAGAGTATCCCGCGTTGATCCATGAATCAGAGGTGTATAACAGACTCAAGGGAGGAG CTGGAATTTCAAAAGTGAGATGGGTTGGAGTGGAAGGAGACCACAATGCTCTTGGGATGGACGTACTGGGACTTAGTCTCGACAATTTTTTCACCTGCTGCAGCAAGAAATTCTCTTTGAAGACTGTCCTCATGCTTGCTGAAAAAATG ATCAATCGTGTGGAGTTTGTCCATACCAAATCATTTCTACACCGGGATATCAAGCCAGAAAACTTCCTATTTGGTGCCATTAAACAACCGAATGAG GTCAACATTGTCAGTTTCAGTCTTGCTAAGCAGTATCGAGATACATCAACTCATCAGCATATTCCTTATAG TTCTCATATATATAATGCAGAGACGGTAAGAAGTAGAAACATAATGTGGCATATTCACGCATCAATGCTCACCGTGGCGTTGGTAA AGCAAAGCTGCCGGGATGATTTAGAATCACTTGGATACGTGCTCACGTACTTTCTACGAGGAAG tctgCCTTGGCAAGAGGTGTCAGCAAGTACTAGAGAGGAAGAGTTTGAGAAGATGTGTGAAATAAAAGAGTCAATTTCAATAGAG GAGTTATGCCGAGGATATCCAACGGAATTTGCGGCATACTTGAACTACTGCAGGTCTTTAAGGTTTGATGAAAAACCAGATTATGCTTATCTGAGGAAGCTCTTTCGCCGCCTTTTTGATCGAAAAG GTTATCGGCGTGATCTGAAGTATGATTGGGTTCGTAACCCGGCCTGCTTGTTGTCAGAGGAAGGTATTGACCTGGCTAGAAGATTGTATAGAAAAGTGGTGCCGTATTGCCCAAGAAATAAAAACGCTGGACCAGTTATAAAGCACTGTAATTAG
- the LOC126613806 gene encoding thioredoxin-like 2, chloroplastic — protein sequence MADVLRLPFHSLRFSSSLLTSFASSVSSLQPGLPANQNPYRRVYPLSYSSVAHFAFRPRKQLVNIKVQATVAERDKDQPKWWERSVPNMVDIHSTQEFLSALGQAGDRLVIVEFYGTWCASCRALFPKLCRTAEDHPEILFLKVNFDENKPMCKSMNVKVLPYFHFYRGSEGQLESFSCSLAKFQKLKDAIALHNTARCSIGPPKGVGDLTLEPSSAPKDKPSESASS from the exons ATGGCTGATGTCCTGAGATTACCATTCCATTCACTTCGTTTCTCTTCGTCTCTGCTCACCTCCTTCGCCTCCTCCGTAAGTTCTCTGCAACCGGGCCTCCCAGCCAATCAAAACCCATACAGGAGGGTTTATCCCCTTTCGTATTCGTCTGTTGCTCACTTCGCTTTCAGACCCAGAAAGCAGCTGGTTAATATCAAG GTACAGGCAACTGTTGCCGAAAGAGACAAGGACCAGCCAAAATGGTGGGAAAGAAGTGTTCCGAATATGGTCGACATTCATTCTACTCAAGAGTTTTTGAGTGCTTTAGGCCAAGCTGGTGATAGATTAGTTATTGTAGAATTCTACGGGACTTGGTGTGCTTCCTGCCGTGCATTGTTTCCTAAG CTCTGCAGAACAGCTGAAGACCACCCTGAGATTTTATTCCTGAAAGTGAATTTTGACGAGAACAAACCAATGTGCAAAAGTATGAACGTGAAGGTGCTCCCGTATTTCCACTTCTATCGTGGATCAGAGGGACAGCTTGAATCCTTTTCATGTTCACTTGCTAAG TTCCAGAAGTTAAAGGATGCTATTGCATTACACAACACAGCTCGTTGCAGCATTGGTCCTCCGAAGGGAGTTGGAGATCTTACACTGGAACCATCCTCAGCTCCGAAGGACAAGCCATCGGAATCTGCCTCATCATAG
- the LOC126605522 gene encoding uncharacterized protein LOC126605522, whose protein sequence is MGSDLPPMKATPIPTHDEDSPDQSEALLSFNTDSSASPIPSSSPSHRHSTTVIFISLLLTTCVALSAAAAFAFLFFSNSPKSAPVSDSSSVESKARPLRKLDHPVVLLVSSDGFRFGYQFKAPTPNIRRLIANGTEAEEGLIPVFPTLTFPNHYSIVTGLYPAYHGIVNNHFVDPHTGESFYMGSHEPKWWLGEPLWETVVNHGLKAATYFWPGAEVNKGSWTCPDKLCMQYNSSVPFEQRVDAVVNYFDLPSSEIPVFMTLYFEDPDHQGHHVGSDDPEITEAVARIDKMIGRLIEGLEKRGVFEDVTIIMVGDHGMVGTCDKKLIFLSDLAPWIEIPDDWVQSHTPLLSIRPPSGVDPANVVEKMNEGLKSGKVENGKNLRVYLKEELPSRLHYAASDRITPIVGLVGEGFKVEQKRTKRRECGGSHGYDNAVFSMRTIFVGHGPQFARGRKVPSFENVHIYNLVTTILNIQGAPNNGSLSFPNSVLLPAA, encoded by the coding sequence ATGGGTTCGGATTTGCCGCCCATGAAAGCCACTCCGATCCCCACCCACGATGAGGACTCGCCGGACCAATCGGAGGCGCTGCTCTCTTTCAACACAGACTCATCCGCCTCTCCGATCCCATCGTCTTCCCCTTCTCACAGACACAGCACCACTGTTATATTCATCTCTCTCCTCCTCACCACCTGCGTTGCTCTCTCCGCCGCTGCTGCATttgccttcctcttcttctccaacTCACCAAAATCCGCCCCCGTTTCCGACTCCTCGTCAGTGGAATCCAAGGCTCGACCTTTGAGAAAGCTCGATCATCCGGTGGTTCTGTTGGTTTCCTCAGATGGGTTTCGATTCGGGTACCAATTCAAGGCCCCGACGCCGAATATCCGCCGCCTCATCGCCAATGGGACGGAGGCGGAAGAGGGTCTGATTCCGGTGTTTCCAACTCTAACATTTCCTAACCATTACTCGATTGTCACAGGTCTTTACCCTGCTTACCATGGCATAGTCAACAATCACTTTGTGGATCCGCACACAGGGGAGTCCTTCTACATGGGAAGCCACGAACCCAAGTGGTGGCTCGGCGAGCCGCTGTGGGAGACGGTGGTCAATCACGGTTTGAAGGCTGCCACTTACTTCTGGCCTGGTGCTGAGGTAAATAAAGGTTCTTGGACTTGCCCTGATAAGCTTTGTATGCAGTATAATAGCTCTGTTCCTTTCGAACAACGGGTTGATGCCGTTGTGAATTACTTTGATCTGCCTAGTAGCGAAATTCCAGTGTTTATGACTCTGTATTTCGAGGATCCGGATCATCAGGGTCACCATGTCGGGTCTGATGACCCGGAGATTACTGAAGCTGTTGCTAGAATTGATAAAATGATTGGAAGGTTGATTGAAGGTTTAGAGAAAAGAGGGGTTTTCGAGGATGTTACTATAATAATGGTAGGTGATCATGGGATGGTTGGTACATGTGATAAAAAGCTAATATTTTTAAGTGATTTGGCCCCTTGGATTGAAATTCCTGATGATTGGGTCCAGTCACATACTCCATTGCTTTCCATTCGTCCGCCTTCGGGAGTTGATCCTGCAAATGTTGTTGAGAAGATGAATGAAGGGTTGAAATCGGGCAAGGTTGAGAATGGGAAGAATTTGAGAGTGTATCTTAAGGAGGAGCTTCCTAGTCGGCTCCATTATGCAGCGAGTGATCGGATTACACCTATAGTAGGGTTGGTTGGAGAGGGATTTAAGGTAGAGCAAAAGAGGACGAAGCGGAGAGAGTGTGGAGGATCACATGGTTATGACAATGCTGTTTTTTCCATGAGGACCATATTCGTTGGGCATGGACCTCAGTTTGCAAGAGGTCGCAAGGTTCCTAGTTTTGAAAATGTCCACATATACAATTTGGTCACGACGATTCTCAATATTCAGGGTGCTCCTAACAATGGatctctatcatttccaaattCTGTTCTTTTGCCTGCTGCTTGA
- the LOC126605528 gene encoding enhanced ethylene response protein 5-like yields MAYLSMGEAHRRITDYLNRFSDAVSTQDGASLKNLLSLSSNSPALLSLADALNVFQDFNRLIKQSDNDSQFGEILVHLFRAFQSYRIGNSIDSYQAFEKSANAFIQEFRNWDTAWALPALYVIAYEIRVLAERADKELASNGKSPEKLKGAGSFLMKVFGVLAGKGPKRVGALYVTCQLFKVYFKLGTVHLCRSVIRSIETARIFDFEEFPKRDKVAYMYYTGRLEVFNENFPAADHKLSYALKHCNPQREANTRMILKYLIPVKLSLGILPNDWLLEKYNLVEYRNVVQALKRGDLQLLRHALEEHEDRFLRSGVYLVLEKLELQVYQRLIKKIYFIQKQKDPVKAHQLKLEVIVKALKWLEIAMDVDEVECIVAILIYKNLVKGYFAHKSKVVVLSKQDPFPKLNGKPVNS; encoded by the exons atggCGTACTTGAGCATGGGAGAAGCTCATAGAAGAATCACCGACTACCTCAACCGCTTCTCCGACGCCGTTTCGACCCAGGACGGAGCTTCCCTCAAgaacctcctctctctctcctccaacaGCCCCGCTCTCCTCTCCCTCGCCGACGCCCTCAATGTCTTCCAG GACTTCAATAGATTGATCAAACAGTCCGATAACGACTCGCAATTTGGCGAAATTCTGGTTCATCTGTTCCGGGCTTTTCAGAGTTACCGAATTGGGAATTCCATTGATTCCTACCAAGCATTTGAAAAATCCGCAAA TGCTTTTATTCAGGAGTTCCGGAACTGGGACACTGCGTGGGCTTTGCCAGCATTGTATGTCATTGCTTATGAGATTAGGGTTCTAGCTGAGAGG GCTGATAAGGAGTTAGCTTCAAATGGAAAGTCTCCAGAGAAGTTGAAGGGAGCTGGTTCTTTCCTGATGAAAGTCTTTGGGGTTCTTGCA GGAAAAGGCCCGAAACGTGTTGGAGCATTATACGTTACTTGCCAGTTGTTTAAagtttactttaag CTTGGTACAGTTCACCTTTGCCGCAGTGTCATAAGGAGCATTGAAACTGCGCGAATATTTGATTTTGAGGAATTCCCTAAAAGGGATAAG GTCGCCTACATGTATTATACAGGTCGTCTAGAAGTTTTCAATGAAAATTTCCCTGCT GCTGATCATAAATTATCATATGCCTTGAAGCATTGCAACCCTCAGCGCGAAGCAAATACAAG GATGATATTGAAGTATTTGATACCTGTGAAGCTTTCACTAGGCATCTTACCAAATGATTGGCTTCTGGAAAAGTATAACCTGGTTGAG TATAGGAATGTTGTACAAGCACTAAAAAGAGGCGATCTTCAACTTCTTCGGCATGCTCTTGAAGAGCATGAAGATCG GTTCTTACGATCAGGTGTATATCTTGTCCTAGAGAAGCTAGAACTCCAAGTCTACCAGAGATTAATAAAGAAAAT TTACTTCattcaaaagcaaaaggacCCGGTTAAAGCTCATCAGCTGAAACTAGAAGTAATTGTTAAGGCTTTGAAATGGCTTGAGATAGCCATGGATGTCGATGAG GTGGAGTGCATAGTGGCCATATTAATATACAAAAATCTTGTAAAGGGATACTTTGCTCACAAGAGCAAAGTTGTGGTTTTGAGCAAGCAAGATCCTTTCCCTAAATTAAATGGGAAGCCCGTCAACTCATAG